Proteins from one uncultured Anaeromusa sp. genomic window:
- a CDS encoding type II secretion system F family protein — MELLISLGMAVSLFLLIYLLLAKKEEAPVTAGKRLHALEKRSSAKDKLLDDLDKPFYQRVLLPLLASTGEKLAGLTPKALQRAVETRLVMAGSTLGTNEFLFIWVLVFILFPVGVVSGMQLAHLPLATVWKAGLICLLFGAMLPFVWLDKKVQARKNRIQKDLPGTLDLLTVSVEAGLGFDGALAKLAEKMKGPLVDEFGRVLKEMRMGVARRQAIGDMGVRCDVPDLSLFTAAIIQADHLGVSIGNVLRVQAVSMRDRRRQRTEEKAMKAPVKMLIPLVFFIFPFLFIIILGPAVLQLMKTTFIK, encoded by the coding sequence ATGGAACTGCTCATTAGTTTGGGTATGGCCGTAAGCCTGTTTTTGCTCATCTATCTGCTGCTGGCTAAGAAGGAAGAGGCTCCCGTCACCGCTGGCAAACGTCTGCATGCTTTGGAGAAGCGCAGTTCTGCCAAGGACAAACTCTTGGACGATCTGGATAAGCCGTTCTACCAACGTGTGCTGCTGCCGTTGCTGGCGTCGACAGGGGAGAAGCTGGCAGGGTTAACCCCCAAGGCGCTGCAAAGGGCGGTAGAAACGCGCTTGGTAATGGCCGGCAGCACCTTGGGAACGAATGAATTTCTCTTTATTTGGGTACTGGTGTTTATTTTATTTCCTGTTGGCGTGGTGAGCGGCATGCAGTTGGCTCATTTGCCGCTGGCAACGGTTTGGAAAGCAGGTCTTATTTGCCTGTTGTTTGGAGCGATGCTGCCTTTTGTTTGGCTGGATAAGAAAGTGCAGGCGCGCAAAAACCGGATTCAAAAGGATTTGCCGGGAACGCTGGATCTGCTGACGGTGAGCGTGGAGGCGGGGCTTGGCTTTGACGGGGCGCTGGCGAAGCTGGCGGAAAAAATGAAAGGCCCGTTAGTAGATGAGTTTGGAAGGGTATTAAAGGAAATGCGCATGGGTGTGGCGCGGCGGCAGGCCATTGGAGATATGGGAGTTCGCTGTGATGTGCCAGATTTGTCTTTGTTTACTGCTGCTATTATTCAGGCGGATCACCTGGGGGTCAGCATCGGCAATGTGCTGCGGGTGCAGGCGGTGAGCATGCGGGATCGGCGCCGGCAGCGGACAGAAGAAAAGGCAATGAAGGCGCCAGTCAAAATGTTGATACCCTTGGTTTTTTTCATCTTTCCTTTTTTGTTTATTATTATTCTGGGACCGGCAGTATTGCAGCTGATGAAAACCACTTTTATCAAGTAG
- a CDS encoding DUF192 domain-containing protein, with translation MQLRNLSRSNQVLVEELQVADTMWKRLRGLLGRKQLEENEGMIIVPCNAVHTIGMAFALDLLFLARDGTVLQLEQDVRPWRMRFCLKAHAVVELPAGVLQHLPCQIGEQVVWS, from the coding sequence ATGCAACTGCGCAATCTTTCTCGCAGTAATCAGGTGCTGGTAGAGGAATTGCAAGTGGCAGATACGATGTGGAAACGGTTGCGAGGGCTGCTGGGACGAAAGCAGCTCGAGGAAAACGAAGGGATGATCATTGTTCCCTGTAATGCCGTGCATACCATAGGCATGGCTTTCGCGCTAGATTTGCTGTTTTTAGCGCGTGATGGCACTGTCTTGCAGCTGGAACAAGATGTGCGGCCCTGGCGGATGCGCTTTTGTTTGAAGGCGCATGCAGTCGTGGAACTGCCTGCGGGCGTTTTGCAGCATTTGCCTTGCCAAATTGGTGAACAGGTTGTTTGGAGCTAA